A section of the Kluyveromyces lactis strain NRRL Y-1140 chromosome F complete sequence genome encodes:
- the RTS1 gene encoding protein phosphatase 2A regulatory subunit RTS1 (similar to uniprot|P38903 Saccharomyces cerevisiae YOR014W RTS1 B-type regulatory subunit of protein phosphatase 2A (PP2A)) produces MMRGFKQKLIKKTTGSTSSSSNQKRKDKEKEEKKEKEHSKRSPSTSGSSSARSSLDKTSHRSGSTGSNAGSSRRVDSKSGSNNHNNHGSSNSNASGSGSSANNNQNDGVPRTPSVNITKADSNAVGKPTLIGAAAQVTPPPTSPKAQPASLNTPSSATGSTTVLKDSQRSPTSIEIPRSSHSFERLPTPTKLNADSDLEMIKTPQRHSSSRFEPSRYTQIVKLPRFEEVLPEEQIPLFITKVDQCNTMFDFNDPSFDIQGKEIKRVTLQELIEFIVTNRFTYTEEMYEHVVNMFKINLFRPIPPQVNPVGDVFDPDEDEPVNELAWPHMQYVYEFFLRFVESPDFNHQIAKQYIDQNFILKLLELFSSEDIRERDCLKTTLHRIYGKFLSLRSFIRRSINNIFLQFTYETERFNGIAELLEIMGSIINGFALPLKEEHKVFLVRVLIPLHKVRCLSLYHPQLAYCIVQFLEKEPLLTEEVIMGLLRYWPKINSTKEIMFLNEIEDIFEVIEPLEFIKVEVPLFVQLAKCISSPHFQVAEKVLSYWNNEYFLNLCIENAEVILPIIFPPLYKLTSQLDKNDPLSLEDGDNGEDPYLMVEQAINSGSWNRAIHAMAFKALKIFLETNNVLYENCNALYISSLKENNRRQKEREMNWKQLEDYVSKLKIAES; encoded by the coding sequence ATGATGCGTGGATTCAAGCAAAAGTTGATAAAGAAGACTACGGGAAGTACGTCTTCTAGTTCTAATCAAAAACGGAAGGAtaaggaaaaggaagaaaaaaaagagaaggaaCACTCAAAGCGATCTCCCAGTACTTCGGGTAGTTCTTCTGCAAGATCATCACTAGATAAGACTAGCCATAGATCTGGAAGTACCGGATCGAATGCCGGTAGCTCTAGAAGAGTAGATTCGAAGTCGGGTAGCAATAACCATAATAATCATGGTAGCAGTAATAGTAACGCCAGCGGAAGCGGTAGTTCTGCGAACAATAATCAGAATGATGGTGTGCCAAGGACTCCATCCGTTAACATAACGAAAGCAGATTCCAATGCAGTTGGTAAACCTACTTTAATAGGAGCTGCAGCTCAAGTAACACCGCCTCCTACAAGCCCAAAAGCTCAGCCGGCTTCTTTGAATACTCCATCCAGTGCTACCGGTAGTACTACAGTATTGAAGGATTCTCAGCGTTCGCCAACTTCCATAGAAATACCCAGATCGTCtcattcttttgaaaggttACCAACCCCGACTAAACTCAATGCAGACAGCGACCTTGAAATGATAAAAACCCCTCAGCGTCACTCTTCTTCTAGATTTGAACCATCTCGTTATACCCAAATCGTAAAATTACCAAGGTTCGAGGAGGTCCTGCCAGAAGAACAAATTCCGTTATTCATTACTAAGGTCGACCAATGTAACACAATGTTTGACTTCAATGATCCTAGTTTCGATATTCAAGGTAAGGAAATTAAGAGGGTAACTTTACAGGAGTTGATCGAATTCATTGTTACAAACAGATTCACTTATACTGAAGAGATGTATGAGCATGTGGTGAACATGTTCAAGATTAATCTTTTCAGACCTATTCCTCCTCAAGTAAATCCAGTAGGTGATGTTTTCGATccagatgaagatgaaccGGTTAATGAGCTAGCATGGCCCCACATGCAATATGTTTATGAATTCTTTTTAAGATTTGTTGAATCACCAGATTTCAATCATCAGATCGCAAAACAATACATCGATCAAAACTTCATTTTGAAGTTGTTGGAGCTATTTTCCAGTGAAGACATCAGAGAAAGAGATTGTTTGAAAACCACTTTGCATAGAATATATGGGAAATTTTTGTCCCTCAGATCGTTTATAAGAAGATCGATCAACAAtattttccttcaattcacATACGAAACTGAACGATTCAATGGTATCGCAGAATTATTGGAAATTATGGGTTCCATCATCAACGGTTTCGCATTACCTTTGAAGGAGGAACATAAAGTTTTCCTTGTCAGAGTATTAATACCACTACACAAGGTAAGGTGTCTTTCTTTATACCATCCGCAACTTGCATACTGTATTGTgcaatttttggaaaaggAGCCTCTGCTTACGGAAGAAGTTATCATGGGATTACTACGTTATTGGCCTAAGATCAACTCTACTAAGGAAATTATGTTTTTAAATGAGATTGAAGATATCTTTGAAGTAATTGAGCCTCTGGAATTTATCAAGGTAGAGGTGCCATTGTTCGTTCAATTAGCAAAGTGTATTTCTTCGCCGCATTTCCAAGTAGCAGAGAAAGTGCTAAGCTATTGGAACAACGAATACTTCTTAAACCTCTGTATTGAAAATGCGGAAGTGATACTTCCTATAATTTTCCCGCCCCTATACAAACTAACCTCACAACTGGACAAGAATGATCCGTTGAGTTTAGAGGATGGTGATAATGGTGAAGATCCGTACTTAATGGTCGAGCAAGCCATAAATTCCGGCTCATGGAATCGTGCCATTCATGCAATGGCTTTCAAagcattgaaaattttccTTGAAACGAACAATGTCTTATACGAAAATTGCAACGCACTTTACATATCTagtttgaaagaaaacaacagaCGTCAAAAAGAGAGGGAAATGAACTGGAAACAATTAGAGGATTACGTTTCGAAGTTGAAGATCGcagaaagttga
- the FUN14 gene encoding Fun14p (some similarities with uniprot|P18411 Saccharomyces cerevisiae YAL008W FUN14 Mitochondrial protein of unknown function), with amino-acid sequence MFRTAARNLGVPLRRSVYVGFSGSLLVGGGSLLHSMQPSSYIMNDSIVDVKQRTNLPQELGLPSRVDISSKQRRVNYRQMCYGSILGLVFGVIFGKISSLLVFITGVGFVGLQFLQNRGVISSDSTRSLSKYVVTIGRERIDLNTLIWDKPSFKVSFILTFVLAALNV; translated from the coding sequence ATGTTCAGAACAGCAGCAAGAAACCTTGGCGTGCCATTAAGAAGAAGTGTTTATGTTGGATTCAGCGGTAGTTTATTAGTCGGTGGTGGATCGTTGTTGCACTCGATGCAACCAAGCTCATATATCATGAACGATtcaattgttgatgttaaGCAAAGAACGAATCTACCACAAGAGCTTGGATTGCCAAGCCGTGTTGATATAAGTTCGAAGCAAAGAAGAGTCAACTACAGACAAATGTGCTACGGGTCAATTTTAGGTCTAGTGTTCGGTGTTATCTTTGGTAAGATATCAAGTCTTCTCGTGTTCATCACCGGGGTTGGATTCGTTGGGTTACAATTCTTGCAGAACAGGGGAGTTATCAGCAGTGACAGCACTCGTTCTCTTTCCAAATACGTTGTGACCATCGGCCGTGAGAGGATTGATTTGAACACATTGATCTGGGACAAACCCAGCTTCAAAGTCTCATTCATCTTGACATTTGTGCTAGCTGCACTTAACGTCTGA
- the YTH1 gene encoding cleavage polyadenylation factor RNA-binding subunit YTH1 (highly similar to uniprot|Q06102 Saccharomyces cerevisiae YPR107C YTH1 Essential RNA-binding component of cleavage and polyadenylation factor), protein MSIVHPDTSKYEFNFEPFLRKEYSFSLDPDRPVCQYYNSREGIKSCPNGARCPNKHVLPIFQNKIVCKHWLRGLCKKNDQCEYLHEYNLRKMPECVFFTKNGYCTQSPECQYLHVDHKSQLEECEDYNMGFCPSGPACTKKHVKKVLCPRYLVGFCPLGKDCDWSHPKFKVPSEHSKLRIKKDEHINTRKMDEERERRLNAIINGDILVT, encoded by the coding sequence ATGAGTATAGTTCATCCAGATACCTCGAAGTACGAGTTTAATTTCGAGCCATTTCTACGGAAAGAATATTCGTTCTCGTTAGATCCAGATAGACCGGTATGCCAATACTATAATTCAAGAGAGGGGATAAAATCCTGTCCCAACGGAGCACGCTGTCCAAACAAGCATGTGCTACCGATATTTCAGAACAAGATTGTTTGTAAGCACTGGCTCCGAGGTCTCTGCAAGAAGAACGATCAATGTGAATATTTACACGAGTATAACCTAAGAAAGATGCCCGAGTGTGTATTCTTCACCAAGAACGGGTACTGTACACAATCACCGGAGTGTCAATACTTGCACGTAGATCACAAGAGTCAGTTAGAAGAATGTGAGGATTATAATATGGGGTTCTGTCCATCGGGACCTGCATGCACGAAGAAACATGTCAAAAAGGTACTTTGCCCCAGATACTTGGTAGGGTTTTGTCCACTGGGTAAAGATTGCGACTGGTCGCATCCCAAATTCAAAGTACCTTCAGAACACAGCAAACTGCGCATCAAGAAAGACGAGCATATTAATACAAGAAAGATGGATGAGGAAAGGGAAAGACGCTTGAATGCCATTATCAACGGTGACATCctagtcacgtga
- the PIL1 gene encoding lipid-binding protein PIL1 (highly similar to uniprot|P53252 Saccharomyces cerevisiae YGR086C PIL1 Long chain base-responsive inhibitor of protein kinases Phk1p and Phk2p acts along with Lsp1p to down-regulate heat stress resistance via regulation of the Pkc1p and Ypk1p pathways phosphorylated by Phk1p and Phk2p) yields MHRTYSLRTTRAPTASDLQNPPPPPSSTKSRFFGKGGLAYSFRRNAAGAFGPELSRKLSQLVKIEKNVLRSIELAANERRDAAKQLSLWGLENDDDVSDITDKLGVLIYEMSELDDQFIDRYDQYRLTLKSVRDIEGSVQPSRERRAKIADKIAYLKYKDPQSPKIEVLEQELVRAEAESLVAEAQLSNITRSKLRAAFNYQFDSVIEHSEKLALIAGYGKALLELLDDAPVTPGETRPAYDGYEASKQIIIDAESALNQWTLDSAVVKPSLSIRNFDDAYLDEEDQEQWNDEEAEAEAQEEHPVAA; encoded by the coding sequence ATGCACAGAACATATTCTTTGAGGACTACCAGGGCACCAACTGCCTCTGATTTACAGAatccaccaccaccaccatCTTCTACCAAGAGCAGATTTTTCGGTAAGGGTGGTTTAGCTTACAGTTTCAGAAGAAACGCAGCTGGTGCGTTTGGTCCTGAACTTTCACGTAAGTTGTCTCAATTAGTGAAGATTGAGAAAAACGTGTTGCGTTCTATTGAATTGGCTGCTAACGAACGTAGAGATGCTGCTAAGCAATTGTCGTTGTGGGGTTTGGAAAATGACGATGACGTTTCTGATATCACCGATAAGTTGGGTGTTTTGATTTACGAAATGTCTGAATTGGATGACCAGTTCATCGATCGTTACGATCAATACAGATTGACTTTGAAGTCTGTTAGAGACATTGAAGGGTCTGTTCAACCATCTCGTGAAAGAAGAGCTAAGATCGCTGATAAGATTGCCTACTTGAAGTACAAGGACCCACAATCTCCAAAGATTGAAGTCTTGGAGCAAGAATTGGTCCGTGCTGAAGCTGAATCTCTTGTTGCTGAAGCTCAATTGTCTAACATCACGAGATCAAAATTAAGAGCTGCTTTCAACTACCAATTCGATTCCGTCATTGAACATTCTGAAAAATTGGCCTTGATCGCAGGTTACGGTAAGGCTCTTTTGGAATTGTTGGATGATGCTCCAGTTACTCCAGGTGAGACTAGACCAGCTTACGACGGTTACGAAGCGTCTAAACAAATCATTATCGATGCTGAGAGTGCCTTAAACCAATGGACTTTGGACTCTGCTGTTGTTAAGCCATCCTTGTCCATCAGAAACTTCGATGATGCTTacttggatgaagaagaccAAGAACAATGGAATGACGAAGAAGCTGAAGCCGAAGCTCAAGAAGAACACCCAGTTGCTGCTTAA
- the COG4 gene encoding Golgi transport complex subunit COG4 (similar to uniprot|Q06096 Saccharomyces cerevisiae YPR105C COG4 component of oligomeric Golgi complex) translates to MEIDEFQLDSKLSKFENLSGKLSTKSQLPKLLHLIEADYSQTSNALNNYIKGSNNKINKSVRSLELGKTNLTSTLSFFHEALESLSNSNVQSISISNRLNSIKDEADHINQLADFVDSVKLLKNNLKIINDALDTKEPNYPMIAQCIYEIDQLPDSIIHSQFVQRCVPTSELPDPPVQLIDKWKTHLCKVFSDRFTRATRDVDVGTLTECFKLFPKIGASDLGIDLYSKYICDNIAQQSRTLMTHTSGDPLFYSKSTLHLFKIVSTMINDHSKIILQSYSTDFMLEIMQKVQLETDLQACLIWDTFTDDVSLDKVFASLQDNNDMRTLQAIILQFSNFLQNWSMYCQFFSMKWLQFTNGSVDPIKIVPCLTSGKFNSKLQDNIDTFHALTIHYTTYCFKSSLKTSCMPNLNDSLDITLSQNTESNQQIISPVLEDLAILIKSYLVWTLNSGQTELVTKSLDSISQMIQNEYLISFVQSSLTKLIPRLTPALRLQKYISAPNYPMDTQSKFTSQFAAFNLKETDMESVLHLHHYIVYLNTISTNESIFKDLFENEIIKINPHFLIDNFKFNNEHELVKGKLLSVLQYILDNNKKLWNWAIMMLYQNVLQENLHRLLSVLFQRNTEFLSTLQDFEDFEKLHKFVEEWNKLLTPYKQVLSAASFNNLLTTIVKDVCPIIENKFLSLQFNELGSIKIEKQLSIVIKTISMDNYQLREWFKKLTQMCLLLGFEDDQFDSSTQDLKDDVLNSLNWLLTSSERISIRQQRIDKR, encoded by the coding sequence ATGGAAATTGACGAGTTTCAACTCGATTCAAAACTATCGAAGTTCGAGAATCTATCGGGCAAATTATCGACCAAATCACAATTACCAAAGCTACTTCATTTGATAGAAGCTGATTATAGTCAGACTTCTAACGCTTTAAACAACTATATCAAAGGctcaaataataaaattaACAAATCGGTAAGGTCCTTGGAGTTAGGGAAGACCAATTTAACATCAACATTGTCTTTTTTCCATGAAGCCTTGGAATCTCTATCTAATTCTAACGTGCAATCGATATCAATTTCCAATAGGCTTAATTCCATCAAGGATGAAGCAGACCATATTAATCAATTGGCAGATTTTGTAGATTCTGtcaaacttttgaagaataacctaaaaataataaatgaTGCATTAGACACGAAGGAACCAAATTACCCAATGATAGCCCAATGTATCTATGAGATTGATCAGCTGCCAGACTCTATAATACACTCGCAGTTTGTTCAGCGGTGTGTACCCACTAGTGAACTTCCAGATCCACCGGTTCAGCTTATAGACAAGTGGAAAACTCATCTCTGCAAAGTATTTTCTGATAGGTTTACCAGAGCCACAAGAGACGTGGATGTTGGCACATTGACTGAATGCTTCAAActatttccaaaaattggtGCTTCGGATCTTGGAATAGATCTTTACTccaaatatatatgtgaTAACATTGCACAACAATCCAGGACGTTAATGACACATACTTCCGGGGACCCattattttattcaaaatccACACTACaccttttcaaaattgttTCTACGATGATAAACGACCATTCCAAGATTATTTTGCAAAGCTATTCCACTGATTTCATGTTAGAGATCATGCAAAAAGTTCAATTAGAGACTGATCTACAAGCTTGTTTGATTTGGGACACCTTCACTGATGATGTTTCGTTGGATAAAGTCTTCGCTTCATTGCAAGATAATAATGACATGAGGACTTTACAAGCCATTATCTTACAATTTTCGAATTTCTTGCAAAACTGGTCAATGTACTGCCAGTTTTTCTCTATGAAGTGGTTACAATTCACTAATGGGTCCGTAGATCCAATCAAGATTGTACCATGCCTTACCAGCGGTAAgttcaattcaaaattgCAGGACAATATTGACACTTTCCATGCATTGACTATCCATTACACCACATACTGTTTCAAgagttctttgaaaacttcatGCATGCCGAACTTAaatgattctttggataTTACATTATCTCAAAATACTGAAAGTAATCAGCAGATTATTTCCCCGGTATTGGAAGATCTCGCGATTCTTATAAAATCCTACTTGGTTTGGACTCTAAATTCGGGACAAACTGAATTAGTTACGAAATCTTTAGATTCAATTTCccaaatgattcaaaatgaGTACTTAATCAGTTTCGTACAATCAAGCTTGACCAAATTAATACCTAGGTTAACACCGGCATTGAGATTGcaaaaatatatatctgCGCCCAATTACCCAATGGATACGCAAAGCAAATTTACATCGCAATTCGCGGCATTTAACCTCAAGGAGACAGATATGGAGTCTGTTTTGCATTTGCATCATTATATCGTTTACCTTAACACTATTTCTACAAATGAATCGATATTTAAGGATTTGTTTGAGAACGAAATTATAAAGATTAATCCACACTTTTTgattgataatttcaaattcaataatgaaCATGAGCTAGTTAAAGGTAAACTTCTATCTGTGCTACAGTATATCCttgataataataagaaGCTTTGGAATTGGGCAATAATGATGCTATATCAAAATGTTCTGCAAGAAAACCTACATCGTCTACTATCGGTACTGTTCCAAAGAAACACCGAATTCTTATCCACATTACAGGATtttgaagactttgaaAAGCTGCACAAGTTTGTAGAAGAGTGGAATAAACTATTAACCCCATACAAACAAGTCCTCTCCGCAgcatctttcaacaatcttTTGACCACTATTGTCAAAGATGTTTGTCCAATAATAGAGAACAAGTTTCTATCCCTACAATTTAACGAATTAGGTTCTATCAAGATTGAGAAACAGCTATCCATTGTTATCAAAACTATAAGCATGGACAATTATCAATTACGTGAGTGGTTTAAGAAGTTAACCCAGATGTGTCTCCTCTTAGGATTTGAAGACGACCAGTTTGACTCAAGCACTCAAGATCTAAAAGATGACGTGCTCAATTCATTGAACTGGTTATTGACATCTTCTGAACGTATCTCAATAAGACAACAACGTATCGAC